The Neomonachus schauinslandi chromosome 4, ASM220157v2, whole genome shotgun sequence genome includes a region encoding these proteins:
- the LOC110578460 gene encoding cornifin-A-like → MSSQQQKQPSTPPPPPQQQQMKQPCQPPPQEPFVPITKEPCYPQYPKPGHPMIPEPGHTNLPQPGQTNIPEPSPSTIIPGSGQKTKQT, encoded by the exons ATGAGTTCCCAACAGCAGAAGCAGCccagcacccctcctcccccacctcaacAGCAGCAGATGAAACAGCCCTGCCAACCTCCACCCCAGGAACCATTTGTTCCCATTACTAAGGAGCCGT GCTACCCCCAGTATCCCAAACCAGGCCATCCCATGATTCCTGAGCCAGGTCACACCAACCTCCCTCAGCCTGGCCAAACCAACATACCAGAACCAAGTCCCTCAACCATTATTCCAGGCTCAGGCCAGAAGACCAAACAGACCTGA